The following are from one region of the Sulfurimicrobium lacus genome:
- a CDS encoding glutamate-5-semialdehyde dehydrogenase, translated as MDVKAYMHNLGQQARAASRAMAKADTNAKNMALTMMARAIQRDSAKLLEANAKDLAAAKAAGLDAAMLDRLALTEKGVAGMAEGLLQIAALPDPVGEITGLNYRPSGIQVGKMRVPLGVIGIIYEARPNVTADAAGLCLKSGNASILRGGSEAIHSNQAIAACVREGLAAAGLPETAVQVIETTDRAAVGELITMREFVDVIVPRGGKGLIERLIAEARIPVIKHLHGVCHVYIDDKADLAKAVKIADNAKTSRYGTCNTMETLLVAQGVAGQVLPPLSKIYLDKGVELRGCAASRAIVPAMKEATEEDWHTEYLAPILSVRVVADLDAAIEHINTYSSQHTESIVTEDYTRARRFLREVDSSSVMVNASTRFADGFEYGLGAEIGISTDKIHARGPVGLEGLTSQKFIVLGDGHVRG; from the coding sequence ATGGACGTCAAAGCATACATGCACAATCTTGGCCAGCAGGCGCGGGCGGCTTCGCGCGCCATGGCCAAGGCCGACACCAACGCCAAGAACATGGCGCTGACCATGATGGCACGGGCAATCCAGCGCGACAGCGCCAAGCTGTTGGAAGCCAATGCCAAGGATCTGGCCGCGGCGAAAGCCGCCGGGCTGGACGCGGCCATGCTCGACCGGCTCGCCCTGACGGAAAAAGGCGTGGCGGGGATGGCCGAAGGCCTGCTGCAGATCGCAGCATTGCCCGACCCGGTGGGCGAAATCACCGGCCTGAATTACCGCCCTTCCGGCATCCAGGTGGGCAAGATGCGCGTGCCGCTGGGGGTGATCGGCATCATCTACGAAGCGCGCCCCAATGTGACGGCGGACGCCGCCGGCCTGTGCCTGAAATCCGGCAACGCCTCGATCCTGCGCGGCGGCTCGGAAGCAATCCATTCCAACCAGGCGATCGCCGCTTGCGTGCGCGAGGGGCTGGCCGCCGCCGGTTTGCCGGAAACGGCGGTGCAGGTGATCGAGACCACCGACCGCGCCGCGGTGGGAGAGCTCATCACCATGCGCGAATTCGTCGACGTGATCGTGCCACGCGGCGGCAAGGGACTGATCGAACGCCTCATCGCCGAGGCGCGCATCCCGGTGATCAAGCACCTGCACGGCGTGTGCCACGTCTATATCGACGACAAGGCCGACCTCGCCAAGGCGGTGAAAATTGCCGACAACGCCAAGACCAGCCGCTACGGCACCTGCAATACCATGGAAACCCTGCTGGTGGCGCAGGGCGTGGCCGGCCAGGTGCTGCCGCCGCTGAGCAAGATCTACCTGGACAAGGGCGTGGAACTGCGCGGCTGCGCCGCTTCCCGTGCCATCGTGCCGGCCATGAAGGAAGCCACGGAGGAGGACTGGCATACCGAATACCTCGCGCCGATCCTCTCGGTGCGCGTGGTGGCCGACCTGGATGCGGCGATCGAGCATATCAACACCTACAGCTCCCAGCACACCGAGTCCATCGTCACGGAAGATTACACGCGCGCCCGGCGCTTCCTGCGCGAGGTGGACTCCAGCTCGGTCATGGTGAACGCTTCCACCCGCTTCGCCGATGGTTTCGAGTATGGGCTCGGCGCGGAGATCGGCATTTCCACCGACAAGATTCACGCTCGCGGCCCGGTGGGGCTGGAAGGGCTGACGTCGCAGAAATTCATCGTGCTGGGTGACGGCCACGTCAGAGGTTAA
- the nadD gene encoding nicotinate-nucleotide adenylyltransferase, producing MTATSEVNPVRPVGILGGTFDPIHFGHLRLAEELAQQLDLAEVRFIPSGRPWHRDAPGATPEQRLEMVRLAIAGNPRFHLDGREASSGAPGYTVETLAKLRQELGAAQPLCLLLGADAFLGLATWHHWRELFKLAHIAVAQRPGFPLQAAQMGDELRAEAESRMSSDPRDLQATPCGKVLACPIPPLDISATSIRSAVKAGKSPRYLLPDAVVDYIQTHHLYR from the coding sequence GTGACGGCCACGTCAGAGGTTAATCCGGTGCGGCCGGTCGGCATCCTCGGCGGCACCTTCGATCCGATCCACTTCGGCCATCTCCGGCTCGCGGAAGAACTGGCGCAGCAGCTCGATCTCGCCGAGGTGCGCTTCATCCCATCCGGCCGACCCTGGCACCGCGATGCGCCCGGCGCGACGCCGGAGCAGCGCCTGGAGATGGTGCGGCTGGCCATTGCCGGCAACCCCCGCTTTCACCTGGATGGGCGCGAGGCCAGCAGCGGTGCGCCCGGTTACACGGTGGAAACGCTTGCCAAGCTGCGCCAGGAACTGGGCGCAGCCCAGCCGCTGTGCCTGCTGCTGGGCGCCGACGCTTTTCTCGGCCTGGCGACCTGGCATCACTGGCGCGAGCTGTTCAAACTGGCCCATATCGCGGTGGCACAGCGCCCCGGTTTTCCCCTGCAGGCGGCGCAGATGGGAGACGAGCTGAGGGCAGAAGCCGAAAGTCGCATGAGCAGCGATCCGCGTGATTTGCAGGCCACTCCTTGCGGCAAGGTGCTGGCCTGTCCGATCCCTCCGCTCGACATCTCGGCAACCAGCATCCGCTCTGCCGTCAAGGCCGGGAAAAGCCCGCGCTATTTGCTCCCCGACGCAGTTGTCGATTATATTCAAACCCATCATTTGTACCGCTAA
- the rsfS gene encoding ribosome silencing factor codes for MELEAMKQAVVAALEDIKAKDIAVLDVKHLTSMTDCMIIASGDSNRQTRALANNVIVKLKEQGAEMIGVEGEDSGEWVLVDFGQVVVHIMQPTIREYYNLEQLWGGVEASRRHHQPAAG; via the coding sequence ATGGAACTCGAAGCAATGAAGCAGGCCGTGGTGGCCGCCCTGGAAGACATCAAGGCAAAGGATATCGCGGTGCTGGATGTGAAGCACCTCACCAGCATGACCGATTGCATGATCATCGCCAGCGGCGACTCCAATCGCCAGACCCGGGCTTTGGCCAATAATGTGATCGTCAAGCTCAAGGAACAAGGTGCCGAAATGATCGGCGTCGAGGGCGAGGACAGTGGGGAATGGGTGCTGGTGGATTTCGGCCAGGTAGTGGTGCATATCATGCAGCCCACCATTCGCGAATACTACAATCTCGAGCAGTTGTGGGGCGGCGTCGAAGCGTCGCGGCGTCACCATCAGCCGGCAGCGGGCTAG
- the rlmH gene encoding 23S rRNA (pseudouridine(1915)-N(3))-methyltransferase RlmH has product MKLWILAVGNKMPSWVEEAFGEYAKRMPREARIELVEIKPEKRAGGKTVEQMQEAEMTRILAALPAGANHVMLDERGGEMTTLELAGSMKAWLQDGRDVAFVIGGADGLHPALRQRAGKLWSLSRLTMPHGLVRVLLAEQLYRAMSVIQNHPYHRE; this is encoded by the coding sequence ATGAAGCTGTGGATTCTGGCGGTCGGCAACAAAATGCCGTCCTGGGTCGAAGAGGCGTTCGGCGAATACGCCAAGCGCATGCCGCGCGAAGCGCGCATCGAACTGGTGGAAATCAAGCCGGAAAAACGCGCCGGCGGCAAAACCGTCGAGCAGATGCAGGAGGCCGAGATGACGCGCATCCTGGCGGCGCTGCCTGCTGGGGCAAACCACGTCATGCTGGATGAGCGCGGCGGCGAAATGACCACCCTGGAACTGGCCGGCAGCATGAAGGCATGGCTGCAGGACGGGCGCGATGTGGCTTTCGTCATCGGCGGCGCGGACGGACTTCATCCCGCGCTACGCCAGCGTGCCGGGAAGCTCTGGTCCCTGTCGCGCCTCACCATGCCGCACGGCCTGGTACGGGTGCTGCTGGCGGAACAGCTTTACCGCGCCATGTCGGTGATCCAGAATCACCCTTACCACCGCGAATAA